One Drosophila kikkawai strain 14028-0561.14 chromosome 3L, DkikHiC1v2, whole genome shotgun sequence genomic window carries:
- the LOC108075194 gene encoding uncharacterized protein, with amino-acid sequence MSSEELAPINEQDLKDLKERMKLIVDADPKQYQNEFSLRRYLRAFKTTDDAFQAILKTNKWRESYGVDKLVDMDRSHMEKKARVLRHRDCIGRPVIYIPAKNHSSERDIDELTRFIVYNLEEACKKCFEEVTDRLCIVFDLAEFSTSCMDYQLVQNLIWLLGKHFPERLGVCLIINSPTLFSTVWPAIRVLLDDNTAKKVKFVADEVELCQYLIPDILPTDM; translated from the exons ATGTCGTCCGAGGAGCTGGCGCCAATCAACGAGCAGGACCTCAAGGATCTGAAGGAGCGCATGAAATTGATTGTCGACGCTGATCCAAAGCAGTATCAAAATGAGTTTTCGCTACGCCGCTATCTGCGCGCCTTCAAGACCACGGATGACGCATTCCAG GCCATCCTAAAGACCAACAAATGGCGCGAGTCTTATGGCGTGGATAAGCTGGTCGATATGGATCGCAGCCACATGGAGAAGAAGGCTCGAGTCCTGCGCCACCGCGACTGCATCGGTCGTCCTGTCATCTATATTCCGGCCAAGAATCACAGCTCGGAGCGGGACATAGACGAGCTGACCCGCTTCATTGTGTACAACCTTGAGGAGGCCTGCAAGAAGTGCTTCGAGGAGGTGACCGATCGCCTGTGCATCGTCTTCGATCTGGCCGAGTTCAGCACCAGCTGCATGGACTACCAGCTGGTTCAGAATCTCATCTGGCTGCTGGGCAAGCACTTCCCAGAGCGTCTGGGCGTCTGCTTGATTATCAACTCGCCGACACTGTTCTCCACCGTTTGGCCGGCCATTCGTGTCCTGTTGGACGATAATACCGCCAAGAAGGTCAAGTTTGTGGCTGATGAGGTGGAGCTGTGCCAGTACCTTATCCCAGACATCCTGCCGACGGATATGTAA
- the LOC108075286 gene encoding glycerol kinase 5 — protein sequence MSSAPTEATAARKEAQDVGAAVSAPYKEAKGGEGRAFIAALDVGTTCVRCFILDEGCVVRGSAVDAVKLLNPQPGFFEIEPESLWRKIVNVIRQAVKAAKLTPADITCLTISTQRCTFLTWDHRTGDYYHNFITWKDLRADKLVDDWNSSWTKRSMNGFSYALYLLTRQSRFLAGSVLKLMNGQVTPRLLYEIKHNKRLREALSKKRARVELLDSWILHKLRVGNGQDKDVDVEHITDVTSSTATGLYDPFTLTWSPLISWLFGIDTKILPRVVDNGYKGFGHVHPTAFGPEWADTKIPIAASLSDQTAAMWGSQCFKKNDVKVTMGTGAFLNLVTGPKCHAAITGMYPLVAWQARHEKAIYCIEGASHDFGTVVTWAQSCELFENPADTAAIAESVADTSDVFFMPAFSGLGPPVNDYRSASGFIGLTPSTTKAHMVRALLESIVFRLVQLIEAAEQETSQQLEMIRVDGGVSRNDFVCQFLADLSQLRVERAENAESSIMGATFMAGLNHGIWRNVEDLKCFRQVERVFEPRPKEHPKIVARMDKWSRAIARFSDWY from the exons ATGTCGTCGGCGCCTACAGAAGCAACTGCCGCTCGAAAGGAGGCCCAGGATGTGGGGGCAGCAGTTTCGGCGCCTTACAAGGAGGCCAAAGGTGGCGAAGGAAGAGCCTTTATTGCCGCCCTGGACGTTGGCACCACCTGTGTGCGCTGCTTCATTCTGGACGAAGGCTGTGTGGTGCGGGGTTCAGCAGTGGATGCT GTGAAGCTGCTGAATCCACAGCCTGGCTTTTTTGAGATCGAGCCAGAGAGCTTGTGGCGCAAGATCGTCAATGTGATAAGGCAGGCGGTGAAGG CTGCCAAACTAACCCCCGCCGACATCACCTGCCTCACCATCTCCACGCAGCGCTGCACTTTTCTCACCTGGGATCATCGCACTGGCGATTACTATCACAATTTTATTACCTGGAAAGACCTGCGTGCCGACAAACTCGTAGATGATTGGAACTCCAGTTGGACGAAGCGTTCGATGAATGGTTTTTCCTATGCCCTGTACTTGCTCACGCGCCAATCGCGTTTCCTGGCCGGCAGTGTGCTCAAGCTGATGAATGGCCAGGTGACGCCCAGGTTGCTCTACGAGATTAAGCACAACAAAAGACTGCGAGAGGCTTTAAGCAAGAAAAGAGCTCGCGTGGAGCTACTAGACTCCTGGATACTGCACAAGCTAAGAGTGGGCAATGGGCAGGACAAGGATGTAGATGTAGAGCACATAACCGATGTTACCTCCAGTACGGCAACGGGATTGTATGATCCCTTCACGCTCACCTGGTCGCCGCTGATAAGTTGGCTTTTTGGAATCGAT aCCAAAATCCTGCCTCGTGTAGTGGACAATGGCTACAAGGGCTTTGGTCACGTCCATCCCACTGCTTTTGGTCCCGAGTGGGCCGACACTAAGATACCCATAGCTGCCTCACTTAGTGACCAAACGGCTGCCATGTGGGGTTCGCAATGTTTCAAAAAGAACGATGTCAAGGTCACCATGGGTACTGGAGCCTTTCTCAATCTGGTGACGGGTCCCAAGTGCCATGCTGCCATCACTGGGATGTATCCATTAGTGGCCTGGCAGGCTCGCCATGAGAAGGCCATTTACTGCATCGAGGGTGCTTCACATGATTTTGGCACCGTGGTCACCTGGGCGCAGTCCTGTGAGCTCTTCGAGAATCCAGCGGACACGGCGGCCATAGCAGAGTCTGTTGCTGATACCAGCGATGTGTTCTTTATGCCTGCCTTCAGTGGTTTGGGG CCCCCAGTGAATGATTATCGATCAGCAAGTGGATTCATTGGCCTTACACCGTCCACAACCAAGGCGCATATGGTGAGGGCCTTGCTGGAGAGTATTGTATTTCGTTTGGTCCAACTGATAGAGGCGGCGGAACAGGAGACCTCTCAGCAGCTTGAGATGATAAG AGTTGATGGTGGTGTTTCTCGCAATGATTTTGTTTGCCAGTTCCTAGCCGATCTCAGCCAGCTGAGAGTGGAGCGGGCTGAGAATGCCGAGAGCAGCATTATGGGTGCCACCTTTATGGCAGGCCTCAACCATGGCATCTGGCGTAATGTAGAGGATCTCAAGTGTTTCCGACAGGTGGAGCGTGTCTTCGAGCCGCGACCCAAGGAGCACCCAAAGATAGTGGCCCGCATGGACAAGTGGAGTAGGGCCATAGCCCGCTTCAGCGACTGGTACTAG
- the Cdk8 gene encoding cyclin-dependent kinase 8: MDYDFKMKTQMERTKVEDLFNYEGCKVGRGTYGHVYKAKWKETSDGKEYALKQIDGTGLSMSACREIALLRELKHQNVITLIRVFLSHNDRKVFLLIDYAEHDLWHIIKFHRAAKATKKQVVVPRGMVKSLLYQILDGIHYLHSNWVLHRDLKPANILVMGDGNERGRVKIADMGFARLFNAPLKPLADLDPVVVTFWYRAPELLLGARHYTKAIDIWAIGCIFAELLTSEPIFHCRQEDIKTSNPYHHDQLDRIFNVMGFPQDKDWEDIKKMPEHHTLTKDFKRSTYSTCSLAKYMERHKIKPDSKAFHLLQKLLLMDPNKRITSEQAMQDQYFQEEPLPTQDVFAGCPIPYPKREFLTDDDQEDKSDNKRQQQQQQQQQQQQQQQQQQQQQQQQQQMNSEPNAKRVRLSGAGQQQDFHHQQQAQQQQQQQQQQQQQQQQQQQQQMMFNQQQNFQQRFN; encoded by the exons ATGGACTACGATTTTAAGATGAAAACGCAGATGGAGAGGACCAAGGTGGAGGACCTGTTCAACTACGAGGGCTGCAAGGTGGGACGCGGCACCTACGGCCACGTATACAAGGCCAAGTGGAAGGAGACGAG CGATGGTAAAGAGTATGCGTTAAAGCAGATCGATGGCACCGGACTGTCCATGTCCGCCTGTCGCGAGATTGCACTGCTGCGCGAACTAAAGCACCAGAATGTAATCACACTCATCCGGGTTTTCCTCTCGCACAACGACCGCAAGGTGTTCTTGCTGATTGACTACGCGGAGCATGACCTGTGGCACATCATCAAGTTCCATCGGGCGGCAAAGGCCACCAAGAAGCAGGTGGTGGTGCCGCGCGGCATGGTGAAGAGTCTGCTCTACCAAATCCTTGATGGCATTCACTATCTGCACAGCAACTGGGTTCTGCACCGTGATTTGAAGCCAGCCAATATTTTGGTGATGGGGGATGGTAATGAACGCGGACGTGTTAAGATCGCCGATATGGGTTTTGCACGTCTGTTTAATGCTCCACTGAAACCGCTGGCGGATCTGGATCCCGTGGTGGTCACATTTTGGTATCGCGCCCCGGAGCTACTGCTGGGCGCTCGCCACTACACCAAGGCCATCGATATCTGGGCTATTGGTTGCATCTTTGCCGAGCTGCTCACCTCGGAGCCGATATTCCACTGCCGGCAGGAGGACATCAAGACGAGTAATCCGTATCATCACGACCAGCTGGATCGCATCTTCAATGTGATGGGCTTTCCGCAGGACAAGGACTGGGAGGACATCAAGAAGATGCCGGAGCATCACACGCTGACCAAGGACTTTAAGCGCTCAACCTACTCCACCTGCTCGCTGGCCAAGTATATGGAGCGTCATAAAATCAAGCCGGACAGCAAGGCTTTTCATCTTTTGCAAAAGCTACTGCTGATGGATCCCAACAAGCGTATTACCTCTGAGCAGGCAATGCAGGATCAGTACTTCCAGGAGGAGCCGCTGCCAACGCAGGATGTGTTTGCTGGCTGCCCCATACCCTATCCCAAGCGTGAGTTCCTTACTGATGATGACCAGGAGGACAAGTCGGACAacaagcggcagcagcagcagcaacaacaacagcagcagcagcaacaacaacaacaacagcagcaacaacagcagcagcagcagcaaatgaACTCTGAACCAAATGCCAAGCGTGTTAGGTTGTCTGGTGCTGGTCAGCAGCAGGACTtccatcaccagcagcaggctcagcagcagcagcaacaacaacagcagcagcaacaacaacagcagcagcagcaacaacaacaaatgatGTTCAATCAGCAACAGAATTTCCAGCAACGCTTCAACTAA
- the pie gene encoding pineapple eye protein — translation MELDLTPAELITCDICGRTTLDNEEENLMFGEWMRRMQLKVHYFCLLLSTNLPQRGSDTSGIMGFLVRDIRKEAAEARKRKCVYCLKPGAAIKCITCGQYFDLVCSVENHCTTQFCHQFHSYCRDCTPMDEYMQQLAVKPPKDVICDICLLRISKFGPHHIVYPECCRLGFVHRVCMRRYAFSSGYYLTCMWCRSNKFRETIRMQGIFVPDRDAVWERQKNAYRELHMRILRCDEKECLCSKGRNYNQNAWCINACQVCGSTGAHARCLAHSMHLRMGMEPMKFTCNGCKEVEKKLKSKVRTPIAKNKGDQVDTSFFMTKEGPKLPTSAGNTESEGPLFSDDESDLSSNESVVTVVPNSHQTTSSFIAPSNASKSSIASPPQAAAAIDLTEEDPVPEKLLALRESFNCPGEPFFYLVIYEFDEQGTCKGSCTLRFDEKDPRIQDRSEEALRRLQFRPEDVWFRNKDCGIYAIVHKYQDKPLKQLLL, via the exons atggaaTTAGATCTCACGCCAGCCGAGCTGATAACCTGCGATATATGCGGGAGAACAACCCTTGATAATGAAGAGGAGAACTTGATGTTTGGCGAGTGGATGCGGCGCATGCAGCTGAAAGTGCACTACTTTTGCCTG CTGCTGTCCACCAACCTGCCTCAGCGGGGCAGCGATACCAGCGGAATAATGGGCTTCCTGGTGCGTGACATTCGCAAGGAGGCGGCCGAAGCCCGAAAAAGGAAGTGCGTCTACTGTCTAAAACCAGGGGCCGCCATCAAGTGCATCACGTGCGGCCAGTACTTCGATCTGGTCTGCAGCGTCGAAAATCACTGCACGACGCAGTTCTGCCATCAGTTCCACAGCTACTGCAGAGACTGTACGCCCATGGACGAATACATGCAGCAGTTGGCAGTCAAGCCACCGAAGGACGTCATTTGCGACATCTGCTTGCTGCGAATCTCGAAGTTCGGGCCCCATCACATTGTCTACCCGGAGTGCTGTCGCCTGGGCTTTGTCCACAGGGTGTGCATGCGGAGGTACGCCTTTTCCTCGGGCTACTATCTCACCTGCATGTGGTGTCGCTCGAATAAGTTCCGGGAAACCATACGAATGCAGGGCATCTTTGTCCCTGACCGCGATGCGGTGTGGGAACGTCAGAAGAACGCCTACCGGGAGCTGCATATGCGAATCCTACGCTGCGACGAGAAGGAGTGTCTGTGCAGCAAAGGAAGGAATTACAACCAAAACGCCTGGTGTATAAACGCCTGCCAGGTGTGTGGCTCCACAGGAGCTCATGCCAGATGCTTAGCGCACTCGATGCACCTACGTATGGGAATGGAACCCATGAAGTTCACGTGCAACGGCTGCAAGGAAGTGGAGAAGAAACTAAAATCAAAAGTCAGAACCCCAATTGCAAAGAATAAGGGGGATCAAGTCGACACCTCTTTCTTCATGACCAAGGAGGGACCAAAGCTGCCCACCTCGGCTGGCAACACCGAATCCGAGGGTCCCTTGTTCTCCGATGATGAGTCAGATTTAAGCTCAAATGAGAGCGTTGTCACAGTGGTTCCCAACAGTCACCAAACCACGTCAAGCTTTATTGCACCCAGCAATGCTTCCAAGAGCTCTATAGCGTCGCCAccgcaggcggcggcagcgatTGACCTTACAGAGGAAGATCCGGTGCCTGAGAAACTTTTGGCCTTGCGCGAATCCTTCAACTGTCCGGGCGAACCCTTCTTTTATCTGGTGATCTACGAGTTCGATGAGCAGGGCACGTGCAAGGGTTCCTGCACGCTGCGCTTCGATGAGAAGGATCCTAGGATCCAGGATCGCTCGGAAGAAGCCTTGAGGCGACTTCAATTTCGGCCAGAGGATGTTTGGTTCCGCAACAAGGACTGCGGTATATATGCCATAGTTCACAAATATCAAGACAAGCctttaaaacaattattattgtGA
- the LOC108075151 gene encoding trypsin-1 codes for MKFDPPFLVLLALLGSCHQSWAGRQYNYKPPGRGYFYPKPAAPPARLPPLPVNGSLVITSPLPSPPPGVQSDFIDDLIEGHKQQILSNVLGVASETPSDPVSSSTASQSQQSSPAAPFPFAPLEGGGAKAFRVNRCASCTCGVPNVNRIVGGSQVRTNKYPWIAQIIRGTFLFCGGTLINDRYVLTAAHCVHGMDMRGVSVRLLQLDRSSTHLGITRSVAFAHAHVGYDPVSLIHDIALLRLDQPIPLVDPIRPACLPTNWLQNFDFQKAIVAGWGLSQEGGSTSSVLQEVVVPIITNAQCRATSYKSMIVDTMMCAGYVQTGGKDACQGDSGGPLIVRDRIFRLAGVVSFGYGCAKPDAPGVYTRVSRYLDWIAVNTRDSCYCIN; via the exons ATGAAATTCGATCCGCCGTTTTTAGTTCTCCTAGCTCTCCTAGGGAGTTGCCATCAGAGCTGGGCTGGCCGCCAATATAATTACAAGCCGCCTGGTCGCGGTTACTTCTACCCAAagccagcagcaccaccagcaagATTGCCACCTCTGCCAGTCAATGGATCTTTGGTTATAACCTCACCATTGCCATCGCCACCGCCGGGCGTGCAATCGGACTTCATTGACGATCTGATCGAGGGCCATAAGCAGCAAATCTTATCGAATGTCCTGGGCGTGGCCAGTGAAACTCCCTCGGATCCGGTCTCATCTTCAACCGCCTCCCAATCCCAGCAATCCTCGCCAGCCgccccatttccatttgcccCCCTCGAGGGCGGTGGTGCCAAGGCGTTCCGCGTTAATCGCTGTGCCAGCTGCA CCTGCGGCGTGCCCAATGTGAATCGCATCGTGGGCGGCTCTCAAGTGCGGACGAATAAATATCCGTGGATTGCTCAGATCATACGCGGTACCTTCCTGTTCTGCGGCGGAACCCTAATCAACGATCGCTATGTCCTGACCGCCGCCCACTGTGTCCACGGCATGGACATGAGGGGCGTGTCCGTGCGCCTGCTGCAGCTGGACAGGAGCTCCACCCATTTGGGTATAACCCGATCGGTGGCCTTCGCCCATGCCCATGTGGGCTATGATCCGGTGAGCCTGATCCATGATATCGCCCTGCTGCGACTCGATCAGCCTATACCCTTGGTGGATCCAATCCGTCCCGCCTGCCTGCCCACCAACTGGCTGCAGAACTTTGACTTCCAGAAGGCCATTGTTGCTGGTTGGGGTTTGAGCCAGGAGGGCGGCTCCACTTCGAGTGTCCTGCAGGAGGTGGTGGTGCCCATCATCACGAATGCCCAGTGTCGGGCCACGTCGTACAAGTCGATGATTGTGGACACTATGATGTGTGCTGGCTATGTCCAGACGGGCGGCAAGGATGCCTGTCAG GGTGACAGCGGTGGTCCTTTGATAGTCAGGGATCGAATTTTCAGGCTGGCTGGTGTGGTGTCCTTTGGCTATGGCTGTGCCAAGCCCGATGCTCCTGGCGTCTATACTCGCGTCTCTCGTTACTTGGATTGGATAGCAGTGAACACAAGGGATTCCTGCTAttgcattaattaa